ggggggaagagaggagaCTGTGTTGCTGGCTGTAACCTAGGCGACCCCTGCAGCAGTCATTTGTTTGTACTCTCTTGTCATTCTAGTCTGTCCACCAGTGGACGGGAACACAAAAGCAGTGTAGTTCAGAAGTTCTCCACAGCCACCACCCCACACAGAGAACCCCTtgtgaggacaaaatgaatTACAATGACAAGAAAAACGCGGAGAGATTGTGTAGACATGGACGCAGACAATACTCCTGCTGAGGGTTGACACATAAGGACAGTTACGCAACAGTTACTTGTAAGTGTTTTTTATTGTACCAGGcactgggaggaggggcttctGGGGCTTAACTGGGGATAGTGGTTTACATTTCTGTATAACCTCACTCTATGACAATGTTTTCCTTCCAGCTTGCTTGCATTGCTATGGTGATCACTGACCTCAAACCAATCTGATACTGGGATTAACATATTTTGCAAAAAAGCATAAGCCTTCCAAGGCAAAGATGCTAGCAATGTAGgtacaaaatattacagtacagtgaaaacagtattttatttgATAGCATCCATTGCCTTTATATCAGAATATTGCAAGTAGATATATAAATGGATCAACatgaaaaacattattttaagcATAGATTGATAAATGcctaatttgtttatttagaacCTCTAGTGTGTCTTTAGAGGCAGAAGAAGGGTGAGGTGTGTACCTCACAAATCCTTTGCTTATCCTAGAATTGTCATAGATATTACTTAATAAACACCACTGTTGCTTCCATTTCAGGGCATCCAGTACATTTTGACTTCATAGGCTGAATCTTATTTTGCTGATTATATTAACTGCCATTTTATTTTACCATACCTGCTTCCCAAGTTAAGATGCCAAATCATTGTGTCTATAACTAATTTCTATCCATTTTGTTATTTACTATGGTGTCTCCATAGACCTCTATATCAATTACTCACATACATATAGGCACATTAAAGAAAGTCATGCAATTATATGCTAATCTGCTAATCATATCCCAATATCCTATATGTGATTACTTGCATATCCTATATGTGATGACTTGCATCCATTTATCCACTTAGTATTTAATGCTTACACCATTTATGTACTAAAGGAAGCACAATGACCATACCTAGAATGCTCATTTCCATGGACAGAAGTCTTTCATGTTATGTCTTTTGGTTTCAgtctttaaatataatttagaaATGTTGATAGCACAATTATTCCATTATATTGTATGTATCTTCCATTGCCCCAAACACTAATGCTGAAAATCTGAACATGGCAAAAATCAGTAAAGCACTGAATGTGTATTGGGGGGGATATAATTATCAAAAGCCAAAAGGTACACAggttatttacataataaaatcattttaaaccaaTTTCTTATATATAGTATTATCTAAGGCAAAATAGTTGGGAGGTAATATTGATGTTAAAATGCTGATTCATCAGATTGTGAAGTTAGTTTAAAGGTATTTTTGATGTataaaaatcatgtttaaaatgaactaCGTACCTTTTCAAAGGATTCAGGAGAAAGGTAAGTGTCCAGGATAGATGGAAGAGAGCTTGTGTGATGAATATCTTGGACCTTGTGTGTCAACATACTGCTCtatatgcaaattaattttcGATATAAGTTTATCTTCATCATTCAAAAATCACTGTCCGTTAAATGAAGACATATAGGTCCTATACATTTCAAAAGGGTAAATGACTTACCACAAATATAGCctaataaatgaaattattttctaaTAAATTAATACCCACTCGTATGTAGTCGTGTTGAACTACATAGGTAATACCGTATGCTGTTTTCTATGATAAAATTTCCGCTcaaatcatatatacatttcGGTATTGAAAGATTCAGTTAATGCTCCTAAACGTAAATGCCAATTTTCAGATCAAACACCGTCTCCACAGCAGCAAGTACTGCTCAAAGAGAGTTGACAATAAGTCTGTGTTTAAGAGGTTGTTGCCATAGTGAGAGCAGTTTTCGTGTGGCGTTTTTTTAGACCTTTAGATCTTTCCCACAACTTAAGTTTCTTTAGATTTAGGTGAGCCAACTATTGTTCCATTTCCCTTTTATCAATGGTAAAAGGCATGTTCGCAATGCTTCACAGCCACTGAAAAATCTCTTCAAATCGGTCTCCCCACCTTGACACGTTTTACGCATAACCCAACGATTCGCCAAGCAAAGGAATGAAGAACTTAATTATTTATCAGCCTGATTCCAGGACTTTGCTCAGTACACGTACATAAATCTAATTATGTCATTTGATATGGCGTGCAATAGTCGCGCATTTGGAGAACGTCAAGTTCTCTTAAAGTGAACGTTTTCCACAGTTCCAGACAAGCCCTCTTTAATGTAACCAAGATATCCAATAATGATAAACCCTTCACATTCAACTttcaatatacatttatatttttagtctCCTCGGTACCTGAATCAACGTAAAAGTGCTTCAGAGAATGAAGCAATTTAGCACAGTCTCACAGGAACAAAGACAGGACAAACGTTTTGCACTGGTTCACCCGCTAAAACATAGCGTAATGTTTTCCATGTTTGCAGAAATATTGTTTACGGTATAAAGCAATCGAAAAACAAAAgcttaaataatttaacattttatttttcaaaaccctttaaaaatgacaatataTCGAACACAAGACATATACAActtagcattttaaaataaatactgtacaaagctgttttttcttttaacgCATTTCCTTCGAGCATATTTCGTACAAACTTGCAAGTCCTTGGTCATGAAGCTCATTCTCACGGAGGCAGACATTGTCTTTGACAGCTATTGTCTTCTCGCACAAAGAAAACATCGCGGCAATAGGATGTCACTGTATACTTCGTAATCCATTGGTTGACATTCCCTTCCTCTACCAATCGTTTCTCCATTGCGTGCGCAAATACTTTAAACGCACAGAATTAAACGTTCCTGAGTGCAAACCAAAGCCAAGTGCAAAAGACTAAAAAGAACCATGCGGCATCGTTGCAAATGACAGTGAGAAGTCACTAAGACGAACAACGCAGTGCCGTATCAGTAGACTACACCGGTGCAGATCACATTCTACTCCGTTAaggtgacagtgtgtgtggccCGAGGAACATTTCCTCACAGGtgattttgcttgtttgtccGAGGTTTTCACAGTGTGTCTTCTTGTTGTGTTTGAGTCAAACAGCGCAAAGTCAGCAGCTTTTCAGATGCGGGAGAGATGAGAGTTTGTCAACTTTACCAAAAGCTGCGGCGCTCTCCACACCTTTGAGCCATTCTTTACATTTCCTCATCACGGTCTCATCCACATCCCCATCTTCCTCCTCATACTCGACGTCGTCGTATTTGTACTGGTCATTGAGAAGGGAGATCTTTACAATCGTACTGATGTCGTTTGCATTGTCCAGTTTCGCAACAGGTGTCGCGTTCTTTGAACTATTCTGCGCTCTCTTTGCGGGAAAAACCCGGCGATGTCTAAGGTCCGCAGACGCGCAACATTTCTGCTGTTTAGCCATCATCTGTTTTTCAAGGTTACGTTTCTGAATGACTAGAATGGCTTCGGGTGTAAGACTAAGCGAGAACTGAACCTCCTGTTCCACCTCTTCTTTACCGAGAGAATTCCGAGAAGAGTATCTGCGATGCGCCGCGGACTCTCCAGAGCTCGAGCGCGGGACACTATCGCACGAGCTGGCTAAGGGTTTGCTTAAATTAAGCCACGAATTCTTGCTGTCCGTCTCAAGGTTTGGAACTGAACTTTCTGTAGGGACTTTAGTCGCTTGTTGCTGCGGTTTTCGACCCATCTGTTTCAAACCGGTGGAAGGCCATGATGTAGACAGTTTTTCTCTCTCGATTTCCTTTTCGTCCCTTGATTTATGACCGAGAAAAGACTGAGGAGGCACAATATCGGtgctggttttctttttcctgaagAGTTCTTTTCCCGGCGACGATATCCGTGAATGGAGATTTATAGGTGGAAAAGGCATCTTATAGGTTAAGACGTTACAGCACGTACTATGTGGGGAAATGCAGTGCTCAGTTCACTAAAATAACTCAAAGAAGTTTGGCATTATTCTGCTATCCCCTTTATTCCAAATGTCCCTTTTCGAGCACGTCGCCGGATCTGAACTCCACTGCCAGAAGGAGGGGGTTTCTCCGGGATTTATCTGATCCTTGGCGGAAGGCGTGGTATGACACGCGACTCAAAAGGGAAAAAGCCTGTAATGGGCAGAGATTCCGTCATTTTATTTTACGCTTTATTTTAGGCAACCAATACTTAGATATACAATCACATATGACCAACATTTCCTGAAATAATGGAATTAAATATCATCGTTAATCTAATGCAGCAACAGCCTTTATTAAGTCTTTCCCCCTCGCTTTTCAGTACATtagtaattaaacattttgtacaGCAGTGACCTTGAGATAACGGAGGAAACGTTAATGACACTGCACttaatttgatgtttttatCTCATAGTGCTTTACGTTCACAGTGGCAACCGTGAAGTCGCCCAGTCTGTGAAGTAAACAAAAATCGATACCCTTAcgtatgctttttaaaaacatttccttcataaataaaaacacagattcTTTACCTTCTGATGTTATCTTGTTTAATGACTCCTGGTTGGCTTGAAGAACCTTGTCATCAAATTATAATCAAGCTGTTTACAACAGTGAACGTGGGCTATTTTATGTTACATACAAATGCTCTTAATTAGAAAATTGGAAAAATAGTCTTCCaaaaatattctaatttatATTTAGGCCTATTGCTTATGCCAAATACATCTTTGCAATTATAGATCGTaagcatttattcatttagGTTGGTCTACACCCAGAAACTGGAAGATTAAGTCAACAATATAGACCAACCTTTGTTATTCAGTGAAGTGGTTCATACAATAGACTCTTAGTCATCAGAAGGTGTTCTATTGTTGTGGTTGGCTCTAAAAACAATTACTGCTGGACATAGGCAGTATATATCTTTAACagtcatttatttccattttgacACTTAAATCCTCTCATGTGATGAGAGCTGAAGGTTAGGAATTTTACAAATGTGTAGGCCTAAAAACCTACTCTCATAAATCACCTTTTGTAGAAGAAACACAGTATGCCAAGTGGTCTTTGTTTGAGATCACATACTCAAGAATGTAACTTTCCGTATAAGGCTCGtcacaaactgaaaaaaacccttgaccccagtaaaaccagtaAGCTGAGATGGATGAAGAGGCTCCACCAAGACTTGTACACGATGTCCCAGTCAACACAATGGCAGACTCGTGATCCGTGTAGCACACAATAGCACACGCCGGTGGAGGAGGGCCGCTCGACATGGAGCGCACCCAGCCGTCACCATGGCAATCGCAGCTGCGTACTCGCAGACTACCAGGCTAAACGATTTGAAAAACAAACCCGCGTCTAGAAGCTAGGGCTATTAGGTCAAGTCCTTATCGCGTGGAGGTAAACTACAAATGCTACACTTGAACATATGggaaacaatacaaaaaaggCCGTCGTCATTTGATGTTTCCAGGATTTGACTAAGAACGCGTGTAAGAACATTAGCTAACCGATGTCCTTGGTGCACAGGGCTAGGCAGCGCCTATGAGTTGGTCAGGCTCCACGGCTGCCTTGTAGCACACCGCTATATCCGACACGATGCCAGGCAGTCAGTTTCATACATCACTAATCTCAACTAAGACTAGAACGTAATATGAGTCAGTACGCTTACGGTAAAcaatattataaaacaaatttaacagGAGTCAAACAGGATTGACAATTATTAAGTTTACTAGATGAAGTGcagtattttattaaacaatttcTTGTGTAAATCCTAAGTATTCTGTAAAAAGGCATTACTGGGGTCAgtttacaaatataaaatgtggaAATTAAGACAGCACAATAATGCACATGAAAACTCGCTAAGTCACTCATTATACATTTTCAATTAGCTTTTTAACCATGAAAAACAGTATTAATttaattcctgttttttttcactCACTAAAGCATACACACTATGAAAAAAGAAGctgcaaacaaaatgaaatgagcatttttctttatattaaaaggcaaaaatataCAGCACTTacaataacttttttttgtgaaatcaTTAGTATAACAGATGAGAAGGTGTACTAGGGTCAGGCAGAAAAGTGAGCTCAATAAAGAGAAGTCttcagaataaaatattttacatatttactgtTGGCTTACATACAACAGGACATCACATTAAGTGCTGAGGGAGGCATCTTTAGCTCAGACAGGTGGTGAAGCACTTTATAACTGCATCCCTGAGGAAGGAAAATACAAGACATTACATTTGCTAGAGTTACATGCTGCCCTATACTTGTaactaaaatgtcattttaaaagttgcTAGGATTTGAAATAGAAGCTTTAAAAAGCTCTAAAAAAATCCAGTTTGCTGTCTTTGAATAGCTCTTTTCTTTGTTGCAGCTGGGCGGAGCTGTATATTCTATTCTGTTTTGGCGGGAAAAGGCCCTTGCTTAGGGTGACGGACCACCCCTCACACCAGGTATGAGACAGAGGGATGATGCAATCCTCACAGTCACCATGGTAACAGCAGAACAAGGTCATGGCGCCTTCTTTGCTTCAGCTTCCATTCCCCCTTctttccccccaccccctctgtgTTGCTATGCAGACTATCCCAGAGCCCAGCATACAAAAAGGAGGTGTGAAAGCAGTCAAGGTTATAAAGGAATGGTTAGAAGAGAACAGAAGGTGGGGCAGGGGAGGGCCTCTCCCTGAAGTCCATGGCATCCCCAAtagctttagactaaaaggttgTTCCATTCCCCTCCAGGTCAAAAGCACATCTTCACCTCAGAACCTCCCACGATGTTACACTGAGGCAACCAATTTCTTGCTTAGCATTGAAAAATGCCAAATGAATCAATAATGATTAGGTTCCACTTGGTTCTGATGACATGCCTTGGCAATGGAGCACAGAagagctgttttgtgtgtgtagagatgatTAAGCCTCAATATGCAGCATGGGGAGAAAAGCCCCACTGCAGGCTAATACATATTAAAGAGCTGAGAAAAAGACATTAAGGGATTGGAGCAAGGGCCAGGCAACAAAGAGCAGGCagcatggggtgggggggttagcATGCAGCGTGGCTGGCCGAACACAGCACGACGTAGGCCAGCTCGCCAATAATGCAACAACCAAGGCATGTAAAGCCAGTCAACAAACAGCAGTAAGCGCTTCAGCAAAGGTGTGTCTTGTACATAATGAACACAGGCGTGCAAAACAGTACAGGAACAGTAGCAGAGCAAACTAGTACTCATGAATTACAGCACAAAACTCAAGTCCTAAAGGAAATCAGAAAACAATACTATCAAATAATACCAAATTGGCAGGTGAGAGGTTTATGGAGAGGCAAGCTCTCTTTTTCAATCTCCGTTTTGCAGGCACTTATTCGCAACACTCGGCACTCCCCAAAGAGGATGTCAGGATGTGGGGGGAGGGTTCAGGAGCTTGATAGCTGTCAGGCTGTAGTATTAGGAGTCCACTCACTCAGAGCACCGCAGGCTGGGTGCTATAGCCAACACATAGCCATTTGAAGGCATACTTTAGGCTTCATTCTGATTGTTTGAACTGAGCTCTGATCTTACCTGCCAAGGAGCATCATTTAGACTGGATACAGACAGGAAAAAGCTTCTCCCCAatacaggagacagagagagagacagagagagagagagagagagacagagagagagagagagagagagagagagagagagagagagagagagagagagagagagacccctaAATAGCGACGGAtggatgtttaaaataaataaataaaataaaaaataaataaaaaatctccaGCTCCATAATTTACTATAAAGAAAGGTCTATTGTCTAATCATTAGCTCACTGTCTTATCTAATCTCACAGACGAAGGAAGCAACCCAGACATGCAAGCAGGGAATCTGCAAAGCTGGCTGAGCCCCCCGAAACAGCAGGGATGGCTTTTGACTCACGCATTTAGGAATTAAACACACAGCCTTATTGGGTTTGAGTGTGGagtggagagaaggaaagagacaaagagggacagaataaaaacaagcaGCCATTTACGTGGCATTAGGAGAAACAGAGTGCTTCAGGTCAGGATTAGTGCCATATGGTGGAGGACAAGAAGTCCTCCAGCCACAGATAAACTTGTTTTCAGTAACCCCTCTTGGGAATGAGGACAACCTGTGTGGTATAGCCAATATGGAAGCCATTTGGAGGCATTCTCTAGGCTTCATTCATTGAACTGAGCTGATATTTGAGCTAATCTGCCAAGGAGCACATCTTGGACTGGCCCATGTCATGCGTATATATAATAAATGGGTATATAATATAAAGTCATttaagaaagacagaaaaaggatAAGGTAAGGGCAAAAGAAAGGTTAAAGTTATGGTATTATCAGCATCTTTTCATGAGTTATCTGGATTCATAACCTTGCAGGGTGAATTtagattgattttttaaaagccaaaacAGTTCAAGAGACACAGAATCACACATAtagaaatgtaactgttttagCTTACCTTGCAAAAGGAATGTATGAAATGCTGTACCTGCGAGACCAGAAAAGTGGAGATAGAGGTTAATGGTTTCTCCCATTCAAAACTAAGAGCCAGAAGAAACATATTGGGGATAGAACACTAACCTAAAGACACACTGCTCCTGCTTCTCATAATAACGTCAAACTCaatttcatctttaaaaaggCAGAGGCAGTACATCCAAAAATAAACTGCAGTGAGGGTGGCATTTGTGGAACAACTCTATGAGAGCATAATAATCTCTTAAAAAAAGAACTCAGAAAAGCCAACATACAGACTGCTCACTAGCTAAAGGCTTTCAAATAAAGGAAACgttaatgtaattatgtaacAGACTTATGTAACAGACTTAGCTCCCACTGCATTTTAATCCAAATTtgtaaacataataaaacaagGTCACCACATAGGTTAAGGACTAGTTGACTAATGGTTAGCACAATGGGCACAATGCTTAGTCAAAGCAATTACTGCTTAAGGCTTGAAAGCAAAGGTGGAGAAAATCAAACTATATAATTAGTTTGGCACTTTGTCCCTATattgtacattaaatatttacatcagTCTTTCACTGCTGCAAAGACATAACAGTTATTTAAATTGGAAAAAGAACTGCATAATGAGTTCAAATGTTAATGGTAGACAGAGAACCACATTGTCCAGGTATGTGTGGCATCTGACTGCTACACATGGGCAGGCTTAGGGCATGCCTGCTACTTCCTGTGTTTaatggtgggggtgggggtgtcggGGTACGTGTGAGTGAGAGGCTATATGTGCAGGTGGTTAGCATGGTGACGGCTGCTGGCAAATGGACTGGCCAAGCAAGTGAGTCACACcgagagcgggggggggggggtgtattgtgttgggtgggagtgtgtgtgcatgggccGTCACTGAAAATGACGGCAAAGACAAGGCAAATAAAGCCTGGCCCAGTGAAGTGTCTATTGCTCATcccaccacatacacacgcacacgtacgcatgAGGAATGCAAATAAAAGTTATCCATTTGTCTGTCACGTCCCAGTGCCCTGCTGTCCTGACTGCCCAGTCCTGTAcacctgtgtggtgtgtgtagccGGTGGAGAGGTTCCAGGACGTGCTTCACAGCAGTCAGATTAGCTCTATCCCCCATCTTATGCTTATGCTTCACTTCTTCAATGAGCTGGAAACATTGTGCATCCACCTCACTCACTCTATTACTTTTTTAGTAGACTTAACACCTACTCCATTTCTGTACATATAGGTTACAAACTCTTTTTCACTAAATTGTATGTACTCAGACCTCAATTCCCTATAACTTGTGGTAATGTATCTTTACAAATACAGACATTTCCAGTAGTTTCTTTCATGAATGGCcaatttattaaacaaaaataactaactaaacaaataaataaactgaatttaCAAGCACACTTAAAgtctaaatgtaaattaaaagcaCCTAGCCAACACTTGCTCTTCATAAACAGGTCACTCTTAAAAGCCTCCAGCAAGGTTCAGGACTTTGGTATCGTCAGCCACCTGACCTCTGTGTACAACAGTAGTGCCAGGAGGGGTGGAATACTTACTTACaactgactgtaaaatgtacGGCAGTCTTTTATGCACATGTATCGTGTGTTCCCAATAAAGCTCTCACTCACCATACTATGTTTTGGGAAAGCCATGTTAGTTTAATGAATAACTTATTTCAAACCTTTTGAGAATTTCTTTTGCACGTCCCTTCACTCGGTCTGGACACATGCTGATATTTTTGGGTCTTTTTTCTTGCCAGATTGCCAAGGACTTGACCCAGCTAAATGAACATGGCAGCATGGAGTTAACTGCAAATAATGTGGCTAGCTCTAGGCTCTGGTTTGGCGTATGAGCATCCCTGTGGCTGTCGTCCAGGGACGAGACCAAGATGCTGCCAAGTTGATTTCGGGCTACTGGGCAATGGCATGGCTGGATGCTGCTCAGCCCATGTTGAGACTTCTCTAAGCAGATTGGGGGTGGTTAAATCTGCGCTCACGCACTTGATAGATGCACTTACGCATGTACAGGCATAGCCTGGCAAAATCCCAACACCATGTTTAGTGCAAGCAATCAGAAGCTCATTCATAAGCAGTGGAAGACATCTTTGTACAGACTTTAAACAGGAATGCTTTAACAGCTTGTTGTAGCGTGAGGTAAAGCACCTCTAAAACCTCTATATAATGTCAAATCAATCTGAAGGACTTCTCTCAAGTAAAAATCCATATTAGACAGGTAGCAGTGGTAACTTACCAAGTCATTGCCAAGAACTGTAAAATGCAGAAGATGATGGCCAGGGCCTTTTTATGCCACTATtggaaaaagggaaaacaaataACAGTGCTAAAACTTCCAAAAGTCAATTACAGTCATAAGCCCCACTAATAGCCAAAGGACAAAGTTATTACTAAAGCAACACCATTATTAAACCATAACAAAAAGCAACTTACCCAAAGGGCTGAACATAATGTCAGAATAAGAAAGAGCTAGGGAAACAAAGAGGAAACAAATTGAGaaatcataataaaatatcCATAAAGTGCCTTAAAGGCTTCTTTGGATAATGTGCAAGCTAGTGTAGGACATGGGTGCATTTAACCCACTAGTACATGAAGATCAGTAATGTTTAGCAGAACATCAAACAGCTGCCATTCATTAAATATGGTGACTGATTGGGACATTTATTATGAACTTTGCTCTTTTTTGGGACAGGAATTTGAAATGTGGTAATATCCCACATGATTTACAGCTGCTGATATACTGTAATTACTACTTAATAACCAGATAACTTGAACCATTAAAATGGTGTAGGCTGTACAACATAAATGCCAGATTCAGAAGCAAAGTGCCAGTTATCAGATCTGTCTTCTTTACTGGACTGGACTTTTCTCTCACCCACATggcagttttaaaaaacaatcacaTGAGCATTTATAAAAT
This region of Electrophorus electricus isolate fEleEle1 chromosome 11, fEleEle1.pri, whole genome shotgun sequence genomic DNA includes:
- the prr18 gene encoding proline-rich protein 18, whose product is MPFPPINLHSRISSPGKELFRKKKTSTDIVPPQSFLGHKSRDEKEIEREKLSTSWPSTGLKQMGRKPQQQATKVPTESSVPNLETDSKNSWLNLSKPLASSCDSVPRSSSGESAAHRRYSSRNSLGKEEVEQEVQFSLSLTPEAILVIQKRNLEKQMMAKQQKCCASADLRHRRVFPAKRAQNSSKNATPVAKLDNANDISTIVKISLLNDQYKYDDVEYEEEDGDVDETVMRKCKEWLKGVESAAAFGKVDKLSSLPHLKSC